The Clostridium sporogenes genome contains a region encoding:
- a CDS encoding VWA domain-containing protein, producing the protein MKLNYYQVVFEEDREKEEICTEKNDNFQDIDSILGIKKREYKKDQSVKHYEFDLDIYEDIYEVSSTMQSLVKEGKRYLPIFDKLYKDIFLLLYKYEPFIYKEERMKSTSIINNRIIRSLAQTEDLQNLRRNCSLDELNSAIGCEIIGKKAVKIAKKWNQDQDKEKEQSEAINKENNPHHNNQKTLSDLLVEMQEAEDKIKDLSQEKQELEENIENLKNNTSDLSEEDMKNKMQEIDEELEDMQKQADNLEEELSDKLEKSEEDIENLSKEMTEAFNEAEKEVREATSYVKDWGLGDKPNKSSKISFSDKVGALERIRKSKKLKELSDIIGRFKESALKDQKNKHKDGAVAIKSVRIGNDIIHTLPSEKMLLVNKTTKKEFYRKFNQKQLLQYELESDKLKAKGPMVICIDMSSSMKGIKEKWSKAVAIALLEIAQEQKRNFAAILFNEDATEPIIIEKDKKEPEKILDIAERFDGGGTLFETPLQRALEVIEQSKFKKADIVFITDGHSYTHPDFINKFNKFKDEKEFKVLSVLIYAGGKIGNIESLQLFSDDIMTIGELTELEDANSVIAHKIFKSV; encoded by the coding sequence ATGAAACTAAATTATTACCAGGTGGTTTTTGAAGAAGACAGAGAAAAAGAAGAAATTTGTACAGAAAAAAATGATAATTTTCAAGATATAGACTCCATATTAGGAATAAAAAAAAGAGAATATAAAAAAGATCAATCGGTAAAACATTATGAGTTTGATTTAGATATATATGAAGATATATATGAAGTTTCTTCTACTATGCAAAGTTTAGTAAAGGAAGGGAAAAGATATTTACCTATATTTGATAAATTATATAAAGATATATTTTTACTTCTATATAAATATGAACCATTTATATATAAGGAAGAGAGAATGAAGTCTACATCTATAATTAATAATAGAATAATTAGAAGTTTAGCTCAAACAGAAGATTTACAAAATTTAAGAAGAAACTGTAGTTTAGATGAGCTAAACTCAGCTATAGGGTGTGAAATTATAGGGAAAAAAGCTGTTAAGATAGCAAAAAAGTGGAACCAAGATCAAGACAAAGAAAAAGAACAATCAGAGGCTATAAATAAAGAAAATAACCCTCATCATAATAATCAAAAAACTTTATCAGATTTGCTAGTAGAGATGCAGGAAGCAGAAGATAAGATAAAGGATTTATCACAGGAAAAGCAAGAATTAGAAGAGAATATAGAAAATTTAAAGAATAATACTAGTGATTTAAGTGAAGAAGATATGAAAAATAAAATGCAAGAAATAGATGAAGAACTAGAGGATATGCAAAAACAAGCAGATAATTTAGAAGAAGAATTAAGTGATAAATTAGAAAAAAGTGAAGAGGATATAGAAAATTTATCAAAAGAAATGACAGAAGCTTTTAATGAAGCGGAAAAAGAAGTTAGAGAGGCCACGTCTTACGTAAAGGATTGGGGATTAGGAGACAAACCTAATAAATCTTCAAAAATTTCTTTTTCTGATAAAGTAGGAGCTCTGGAGCGGATAAGAAAATCTAAAAAGTTAAAAGAGTTATCAGATATAATAGGTAGATTTAAAGAAAGTGCATTGAAAGATCAAAAGAATAAACACAAAGATGGAGCTGTAGCTATTAAATCTGTTAGGATAGGTAATGATATAATACATACTCTTCCAAGTGAAAAAATGCTTTTAGTAAATAAAACAACTAAAAAAGAGTTTTACAGAAAATTTAATCAAAAACAATTATTACAATATGAGTTAGAATCGGATAAATTAAAAGCTAAAGGTCCTATGGTAATATGTATAGATATGTCTAGTAGTATGAAAGGTATAAAGGAAAAATGGTCTAAGGCCGTAGCTATAGCATTACTTGAAATAGCCCAGGAGCAGAAGCGAAATTTTGCAGCTATATTATTTAATGAAGATGCTACAGAACCTATTATAATAGAAAAAGACAAAAAAGAACCAGAAAAAATATTAGATATAGCAGAAAGATTTGATGGAGGTGGAACTTTGTTTGAAACACCTCTTCAAAGGGCATTAGAAGTTATAGAGCAGTCTAAATTTAAAAAGGCAGACATAGTTTTTATAACAGATGGACATAGCTATACTCATCCAGATTTTATAAATAAATTTAATAAATTCAAGGATGAAAAGGAATTTAAAGTTTTAAGTGTATTAATATATGCTGGAGGTAAAATTGGAAACATAGAAAGTTTACAGCTTTTTTCAGATGATATAATGACTATAGGAGAACTTACAGAACTTGAAGATGCAAATTCTGTTATAGCACATAAAATATTTAAAAGTGTTTAG
- a CDS encoding AAA family ATPase has protein sequence MQEFDDFFKGLSLEKEKYESKYTKTNNEKKAKDEGNFIIEMDSKEVDKLYESGLEKINRIEEELNDFFVEREEIIKDALRALVIGQHMFLYGPPGTGKSLLVYNICKRIDRSRYFQWLLNKTSDPAEILGPYSIKAMEQDKFLRKTNGKLPEAHIAFIDEIWKSNEPTLNILLPLLNEKIFYNDGKAIKVPLVSMFCASNEIPDDESLNALYDRIIFRDYLGYVKDTDNKLKMFKNYVSMRNSENEIKVNTKIKLEEIYALQKKTETIEIKDDIYLDFIKLMDNLERNGIVISDRRKNECLKVIQGNALLCGRNYAVVEDFEALKNVLWNDLDDIVIIETNIIKIINPYDDKVRDYARKFNEIKEEIDYIEDKDEKIRATIEAKVSIENIIKRLNLLIEEAKNKGKDTKNMVKKKKYIEDYNESIMKEVLGIDLSFEEDSGI, from the coding sequence ATGCAGGAATTTGATGATTTTTTTAAAGGATTAAGTTTAGAAAAAGAAAAATATGAATCTAAATATACAAAAACTAATAATGAAAAAAAAGCCAAGGATGAGGGCAACTTTATAATAGAAATGGATTCTAAAGAAGTAGATAAGCTTTATGAAAGCGGATTAGAAAAGATAAATCGTATAGAAGAAGAACTTAATGATTTTTTCGTAGAACGTGAAGAAATTATAAAAGATGCTTTAAGAGCTTTAGTAATTGGACAACATATGTTTTTATATGGTCCACCAGGAACAGGTAAAAGTTTATTAGTATACAATATATGTAAAAGAATAGATAGATCTAGATATTTTCAATGGTTATTAAACAAAACTTCAGATCCTGCAGAAATATTAGGGCCATATAGCATTAAAGCTATGGAACAGGATAAATTTTTAAGAAAAACTAATGGGAAATTACCAGAAGCACATATTGCATTTATAGATGAAATATGGAAAAGTAATGAGCCTACTTTAAATATATTATTACCACTTCTTAATGAAAAAATATTTTATAATGATGGGAAAGCTATAAAAGTTCCTTTAGTAAGCATGTTTTGCGCAAGTAACGAAATACCAGATGATGAAAGTTTAAATGCTTTATATGATAGGATAATATTTAGAGATTACCTGGGATATGTAAAGGATACGGATAATAAGTTAAAGATGTTTAAAAACTATGTAAGTATGAGAAATAGTGAAAATGAAATAAAGGTAAATACAAAAATAAAATTAGAAGAGATCTATGCTCTACAAAAGAAAACAGAAACTATAGAAATTAAGGATGATATATATTTAGATTTTATAAAGTTGATGGACAATTTAGAAAGAAATGGGATAGTTATATCAGACAGAAGAAAAAATGAGTGTTTAAAAGTTATCCAAGGGAATGCATTATTATGTGGAAGAAATTATGCAGTGGTAGAAGATTTTGAAGCATTAAAAAATGTTTTATGGAATGATTTAGATGATATAGTAATTATAGAAACTAATATTATAAAAATAATAAATCCTTATGATGATAAAGTTAGAGATTATGCTAGAAAATTTAATGAAATAAAAGAAGAAATAGATTATATAGAGGATAAGGATGAAAAAATTAGAGCTACTATTGAAGCTAAAGTGAGTATAGAGAATATTATTAAAAGATTAAATCTATTAATAGAAGAAGCTAAAAATAAAGGCAAAGATACAAAAAATATGGTTAAAAAGAAAAAATATATAGAAGATTATAATGAAAGTATAATGAAGGAAGTTTTAGGTATAGATTTAAGTTTTGAAGAAGATAGTGGTATATAA
- a CDS encoding ferredoxin has protein sequence MKAYVDKDTCIGCGLCPSICSEVFEMQDDGKAHVIVENENVPKEVEHSAEEARDSCPVAAIEVE, from the coding sequence ATGAAAGCTTATGTAGATAAAGATACTTGCATTGGATGTGGATTATGTCCTAGTATATGTAGTGAAGTATTTGAAATGCAGGATGATGGAAAGGCTCATGTTATAGTAGAGAATGAGAATGTTCCTAAAGAAGTAGAACATTCAGCTGAAGAGGCTAGAGATTCTTGTCCTGTAGCAGCTATTGAAGTTGAATAA
- a CDS encoding acyl-CoA dehydratase activase-related protein produces MKVGIPRGLLYCKYNIFFHSFFEGLGAEIITSSNTNKNILNNGVKLSVDEACLPIKIFHGHVFSIKDKCDIILLPRIMQVEKDKYICPKFCGLPEMIINNIPNMPKSITYPIYYHSKYSLKNWALKAGLNITKNIPKIFRSYNIAIKNQENYNTGINRLCPNLNIALLGHPYNIYDDYVNMNIVNILKNSNIGIITEEFVSEDDKSRYVNELFKKPFWSFAKNSYGAAAYLGSEHKVNGIIYISSFGCGIDSIIIDLIKNKLKDFPILILKVDEQTGEAGFHTRIEAFTDMLERKCI; encoded by the coding sequence ATGAAAGTAGGAATACCTAGAGGATTACTTTATTGTAAATATAATATATTTTTTCATAGTTTTTTTGAAGGATTAGGTGCTGAAATTATAACTTCTTCAAACACTAATAAAAATATATTAAATAATGGCGTAAAACTTTCTGTGGATGAAGCTTGTCTTCCTATAAAAATTTTTCATGGACATGTATTCTCCATTAAAGATAAATGCGATATTATATTACTTCCTAGAATAATGCAAGTAGAAAAAGACAAATATATATGCCCTAAGTTTTGTGGATTACCAGAAATGATTATAAATAACATACCTAATATGCCTAAAAGCATTACTTATCCTATTTACTATCATTCAAAATATAGTCTTAAAAATTGGGCTTTAAAGGCTGGCCTAAATATAACTAAAAATATTCCTAAAATATTTAGATCTTATAATATAGCTATAAAAAATCAAGAAAATTATAATACAGGCATAAACAGATTATGTCCAAATTTAAATATAGCACTGCTAGGTCATCCCTATAACATTTACGATGATTATGTAAATATGAATATAGTAAATATTCTTAAAAATTCAAATATAGGTATAATAACTGAAGAGTTTGTGAGTGAAGATGATAAAAGCAGATACGTAAATGAATTATTTAAAAAACCTTTTTGGAGTTTTGCTAAAAATTCTTATGGAGCTGCAGCTTATTTGGGTAGTGAACATAAGGTAAATGGCATAATATATATATCCTCTTTCGGTTGTGGAATAGATTCTATAATAATAGATCTTATAAAAAATAAATTAAAAGATTTTCCTATATTAATTTTAAAAGTAGATGAACAAACAGGAGAAGCAGGGTTCCATACTAGGATCGAGGCCTTTACAGATATGTTAGAAAGGAAGTGTATTTAA
- a CDS encoding acyl-CoA dehydratase activase, whose product MYYMGVDIGSVSTDIVIIDENSNVIDALYLRTRGNPIKTIQEGFKKLSNKYDSKQIGAVGTTGSGRIIGSYLIGADAVKNEITAHAIASLNLDKNVKTIIEIGGQDSKIILLRNGIVTDFAMNTVCAAGTGSFLDRQAERLGIPIEDLGDYSLKATSSVRIAGRCAVFAESDMIHKQQLGCSQESIIRGLCDALVRNYLNNVGKGKEILPKIFFQGGVASNKGIKDSFERALGYEIIVPKHHKIMGSIGVALIAKNNLEKSNSTTNFKGFNIYNKNFISKTFECNGCANACEVVKILDNNITLGSFGDRCGKWSNTLEYRKTSS is encoded by the coding sequence ATGTACTATATGGGAGTTGATATAGGTTCTGTAAGTACAGATATTGTAATTATTGATGAAAATTCAAATGTTATTGATGCTCTGTACTTAAGAACCAGAGGAAATCCTATAAAAACTATACAAGAAGGCTTTAAAAAATTAAGTAATAAATATGATAGTAAACAAATAGGTGCTGTAGGTACTACTGGTAGTGGAAGAATTATAGGTTCTTATTTAATAGGTGCTGATGCAGTAAAAAATGAAATAACTGCTCATGCTATAGCTTCCTTAAATTTAGATAAAAATGTTAAAACTATAATAGAGATAGGTGGTCAAGATTCTAAAATAATACTTCTAAGAAATGGAATAGTTACAGACTTTGCTATGAATACTGTATGCGCTGCTGGAACAGGCTCTTTTTTAGACAGACAAGCAGAAAGATTAGGAATACCTATAGAGGATTTAGGAGATTACTCTTTAAAAGCAACTTCTTCTGTAAGAATTGCTGGAAGATGTGCTGTTTTTGCTGAATCAGATATGATACATAAACAGCAGTTAGGTTGCAGTCAAGAAAGCATAATAAGAGGCCTTTGTGATGCATTAGTTAGAAACTATTTAAATAATGTTGGAAAAGGTAAGGAAATTCTACCTAAAATATTTTTTCAAGGCGGTGTAGCTTCTAACAAAGGAATTAAAGATTCTTTTGAAAGAGCTCTAGGATATGAAATAATTGTACCTAAACATCATAAAATAATGGGATCTATAGGAGTAGCTTTAATAGCCAAAAATAATTTAGAAAAATCAAATTCTACTACAAATTTTAAAGGATTTAACATATATAATAAAAATTTTATCTCTAAAACTTTTGAATGTAATGGCTGTGCTAATGCTTGTGAAGTAGTAAAAATATTGGACAATAATATTACATTAGGTTCTTTTGGTGATAGGTGTGGTAAATGGAGTAATACCTTAGAATATAGAAAAACATCTTCCTAA
- a CDS encoding sigma-54 interaction domain-containing protein, whose product MSIEEDFKIISENINKHIITIDNKNKVLSDKDLLEDKNNNRHIDILIKEKNHPKLNKKIKIKRERNVSESECTTTIDYKLYNEMEEDIKYYKSILDVVNKVLYTINECIVVINENGKIVMMSECYKKFINCKNPEGKYIRDVIKDTMLHRVLKTGNTEFGEVQKINDSEVITMRIPIKAEGRIIGAIGKIIFKDINDFYFLSRKLDSLENTQKCYHKKSEKNRRAKYFFKDIIGNSSESKNVKILAKKSANTNSNVLIVGESGTGKELYANSIHNASNRRLGPFIKINCGAIPAELLESELFGYEEGAFTGAKKGGKKGKFELANGGTIFLDEIGDMPMCMQVKLLRVIQEREVERVGGNILNKIDVRIIAATNKNLEQLVKKNKFRVDLYYRLNVIRINVPPLREIKEDILLISDFLIKKVSNKLGIYIKGVSKEAKEYLYNYNWPGNIRELENVIERSANLLDSDFIIKPQHLPKQILKSHTIKIHVEKDKYLKDIISEIEKEVICNCLEENNGNKNKTSKILGISRASLYKKISEYNI is encoded by the coding sequence ATGTCTATAGAAGAAGACTTTAAAATCATAAGTGAAAACATTAACAAACATATAATTACTATTGATAATAAAAATAAAGTATTGTCTGATAAAGATTTACTAGAAGATAAAAATAATAATAGGCATATAGATATATTAATAAAGGAGAAAAATCATCCAAAGCTCAACAAAAAAATTAAAATAAAAAGGGAGAGAAATGTAAGTGAATCAGAATGTACAACTACTATAGATTATAAGTTATATAATGAAATGGAAGAAGATATAAAGTATTATAAATCAATTTTAGATGTTGTTAATAAAGTACTATACACTATAAATGAATGTATAGTGGTCATAAATGAAAATGGAAAAATTGTTATGATGAGTGAATGCTATAAAAAATTTATTAATTGCAAAAACCCAGAAGGAAAATATATAAGAGATGTTATAAAAGATACAATGCTACATAGAGTTTTAAAAACTGGAAATACAGAATTTGGAGAAGTGCAAAAAATTAATGATAGCGAAGTAATTACTATGAGGATTCCAATAAAAGCAGAAGGTAGAATTATTGGAGCAATAGGAAAAATAATATTTAAAGATATAAATGATTTTTATTTTTTATCTCGAAAATTAGATAGTTTAGAAAACACACAGAAATGTTATCATAAAAAATCAGAAAAGAATAGAAGAGCTAAATATTTTTTTAAAGATATTATTGGGAATTCTTCAGAAAGTAAGAATGTTAAAATTTTAGCTAAGAAATCTGCTAATACAAATTCAAATGTTTTAATAGTAGGGGAAAGTGGGACAGGTAAAGAATTATATGCCAATTCAATTCATAATGCTAGTAATAGAAGATTAGGTCCTTTTATAAAAATTAACTGTGGAGCTATACCAGCTGAACTATTAGAATCTGAATTATTTGGATATGAAGAGGGTGCTTTTACAGGTGCTAAAAAAGGTGGGAAAAAAGGAAAGTTTGAGCTGGCAAACGGAGGTACTATATTTTTGGATGAAATTGGTGATATGCCAATGTGTATGCAAGTTAAGCTTTTAAGAGTTATTCAAGAAAGAGAAGTAGAAAGAGTAGGAGGCAATATATTAAATAAAATTGATGTTAGAATAATTGCAGCTACAAATAAAAATCTTGAACAGTTAGTTAAAAAAAATAAATTTAGAGTGGATCTGTATTATAGACTTAATGTTATAAGGATTAACGTTCCACCACTAAGAGAAATAAAAGAAGATATTTTATTAATATCAGATTTTTTAATAAAAAAAGTATCTAATAAATTAGGTATATATATAAAAGGAGTATCTAAAGAAGCTAAAGAATATTTATATAATTATAATTGGCCAGGAAACATTAGAGAACTTGAGAATGTAATAGAACGATCTGCGAATTTATTAGATTCAGACTTTATTATAAAGCCACAACACTTACCAAAACAGATATTAAAAAGTCATACTATAAAAATTCATGTTGAAAAAGATAAATATTTAAAGGATATAATTTCGGAAATAGAAAAAGAAGTTATTTGTAATTGTTTAGAAGAAAACAATGGAAATAAAAATAAAACATCTAAGATATTAGGAATAAGTAGGGCAAGTTTGTATAAAAAAATATCAGAATATAATATATAA